The DNA sequence GTGCTATAGCGCACAAATGGCGCCGCAACTTATTGTCGACTCTGCCATAGCGGGCACTTGGCTTGCACCTGTCGCAACAACCATAGTTTCTTTATTATTTGTGCTTGCCGCCTTGTATGCGTTATCTGCTGCTAACGTGATAAAAAGATTACCCTTTCTTGCCCTTGCCATGTATTGTTTATCTGGTCTTTGCATGGTACGAAGTGGCATGTTTTTAATTGCGCCTATCATTGCTCCTGAGATGGTGACAGTAACGAATGCTATAGCGAGTTTACTGTGGGGAGTGACAGGTTTTTTGTGCTTTTATGGTTACTATCAAATACATGTAAAGCAAGGTGTAGCATAAGCTGTGTTGCACAAAAACATACATACAATATAAACAAAAAGGATAAAATATGAGAGTACAAGCTGATGTTGCCACCATAGATATTTTGGGGCATTTGATTATGTGGTTTATACTGGTTGTTATAACGTTTGGTATAGCCTTGTTCTTTTTCCCTTACTCTTTTTCAAAGTTTGTCATTAATCGTTCATTCATTATCGATGAGCGTGGCGTTGCCCGACAAATGACCTGTCATACTGATATGTTTGGTAATTTAGGTCATGTCATTTTGTGGATGATAATTTCATTACTCACCTTTGGTTTAGGTTATGTGTTTTATACCTATAAAGTGTGGAATTACTCTTTAAATCATACCTCAGTTGACTAGCCTAATAATGCGCATTGTATTTATTGCTATCTTGCTATTATCACTGTGTTCTTGTGCCAATATTGGTACGGGCAGTGATAAAAACGCGCGAGTAGCTCAACAGTTTTTTCAACATTACGCTAAGCGTGAAGACTTCGTAACATTTATGAGTTTTTATGCTGAGCATGCTCAATTGATTGATGTTGTTTATGGTCATCACGCTCAATCAAAAACTGAAATTAGACAATTTTTAGATTGGCAGCGGGGTGAGTTTGTTTTACTTAAGGGAGATAATATTCTTACTGTAAGTAAGCAAACAAGCCAAGCTAATACGGTTATCACACAAGGCTACTTTCATCGCTTTAGTTATAATGGCGAAACGATGGGGCCATGGTTTTTTTCTATCACATTAGAGTTTGATAACAACCATAAGATTATCAAGCAAACGGATTGGATAAATTACACACCTAGAGAAAATTTTCTCGGTGGTAAGGATGTTAATAGTCTGATACCGGTAAATTAGGGTGAACAATTGAAGGAAATACTATGCACAAGAGTCGATTAGCAGCCTTGGTTATTGATAGTAAGGTAGACGATATTGAGCAAGCGAAGCAATTTTGGCAGTCGGCGCTTGGTTATTCGTGCCTAGAGGCTGATGAAGCATGGCAAGATCGTTATGCCCAGCTTGAGACACCAAATAATCAACCACATATTTTGATTCAAAAAGTAACGCACCCCAGTCGCGTTCACCTTGATATTGAAACCGATAATATCGAAGCGGAAGTAAAGCGTCTAACTAAGCTAGGTGCTAAAGTGATTAAGGTCATGCCGCGCTGGACGGTAATGCAGGCGCCAAGTGGTCACAACTTTTGTGTGGTGCAACCTCAGCGTGATGACTTTGCTAGCGATGAACAGGTTAATGTTTGGTCTGAGTAGTAATAGCGACAACTTTGCTGTTATTTTTATAAGATTAAGCGCTTCATGGCGCTTTTTTTATGCCGGATCAAAGTGATAACAGTATTTTTGATTATACTTACATAAAAACCCCACCAATATTTAGAGAGCGAATATGCGTTGGTTTTACTTTGTTATTCTACAGCTTATTATTTTGTCACTAGTTGCTGCTGGCGTCTATTTTCATCAAGACAAGGTGACACTGGTTAAGACACCGCCTAAAGAGTTGGCTAAATGGTATAAGCCAGAAAACAAACGCCATGAATGGCTACATAATATGTTTAAGTTACGTCGTGAAATGCAGGCGGTAGAGCACTATGCCAATGTGCAAAACGATAAGAACTTACTTGCTTGGATTGGTCAGTTAAGTGAGCATTACGGCAAAATTGCCGACATGGTGCCGCAATGGCAAAGTAAATTAAACATACCCGCGATGACAGCATTAGCAAATGCTGGTTTAGCTCAAGATTATAACGGCGTATTAACTCAGCTATCTCAGATTCAAGAAACCTGTGATACTTGCCATAATGATTATCAAGCAATTACTGCACTTATGTATCGAACGCCTGACTTTTCGAATATTACCTTAGGCGATAATAATACTCTCTTTAAAACGCATATGAACACCTTAACTAAGCAAGTCAATCAAGTGAAAATATTTTCACAAGATGGTTATACAGAGGCTGCGCTTAGCTCGCTTTCTCAGCTTGAGGGTAATATGAATATATTGGGTGAAGCTTGTGTTGATTGTCATAAACGCGATAGACGCGAATATCCAGATGAAACTATGCAGGCAACCATGGCAAGTTTGAAAACCGCAATCAGTAGCGGTAGTGCCAAAGAGCAAGGTAGGCACTTAGGAACGCTAGCCGTGTTAGCTTGTGCTAGATGTCATGGTACACACCGTATTGTCTTTGGCGCCAAGGAAAAGTTGACCCAAGAGGTAGATTTTAAGGAGCTTATTAAGCACAACTGATGCTTGTAGTTTGCCGGTAAATGGCGCTATAGTGCCGTTTACCTTAAATTGCTTTACATAATAATAACAATGAGCATAACCCGTCAGCACTTTATTCTAATTGGCCCTTTGTTGGCCGTTCTTTTTTATATTCTGTTAAATTCATTTGGTTTAGATGCAAAACCCGCAGCAGCGGCGGCAATTACCTTACTGACCGTGGTTTGGTGGATTAGCGAAGCTATTCCTATTCCGGCAACTTCGTTGGTGCTGTTTGCATTATTGCCCTTGTTTGGCATTGTTGATCATAAAACCGTTGCCTCCTCGTTAGGCAGTCATGTGATTTTGCTGTTAATGGGCGCATTTATGTTGTCTAAGTCGCTAGAAAAAAGCGGAGCTCATGAGCGTCTTGCCGTTTATATGGTGCGTTTAGTTGGTGTCTCAAGTGGTCGACG is a window from the Litorilituus sediminis genome containing:
- a CDS encoding VOC family protein; this encodes MHKSRLAALVIDSKVDDIEQAKQFWQSALGYSCLEADEAWQDRYAQLETPNNQPHILIQKVTHPSRVHLDIETDNIEAEVKRLTKLGAKVIKVMPRWTVMQAPSGHNFCVVQPQRDDFASDEQVNVWSE
- a CDS encoding multiheme c-type cytochrome, whose translation is MRWFYFVILQLIILSLVAAGVYFHQDKVTLVKTPPKELAKWYKPENKRHEWLHNMFKLRREMQAVEHYANVQNDKNLLAWIGQLSEHYGKIADMVPQWQSKLNIPAMTALANAGLAQDYNGVLTQLSQIQETCDTCHNDYQAITALMYRTPDFSNITLGDNNTLFKTHMNTLTKQVNQVKIFSQDGYTEAALSSLSQLEGNMNILGEACVDCHKRDRREYPDETMQATMASLKTAISSGSAKEQGRHLGTLAVLACARCHGTHRIVFGAKEKLTQEVDFKELIKHN
- a CDS encoding DUF6693 family protein translates to MRVQADVATIDILGHLIMWFILVVITFGIALFFFPYSFSKFVINRSFIIDERGVARQMTCHTDMFGNLGHVILWMIISLLTFGLGYVFYTYKVWNYSLNHTSVD